A single region of the Drosophila takahashii strain IR98-3 E-12201 chromosome 2R, DtakHiC1v2, whole genome shotgun sequence genome encodes:
- the SmF gene encoding small nuclear ribonucleoprotein F gives MSAGMPINPKPFLNGLTGKPVLVKLKWGQEYKGFLVSVDGYMNMQLANTEEVIEGSVTGNLGEVLIRCNNVLYIKGMEDDDEEGEMRD, from the coding sequence TGGTATGCCCATCAACCCCAAGCCCTTCCTGAACGGCCTGACGGGAAAACCGGTGCTGGTGAAGCTGAAGTGGGGACAGGAGTACAAGGGCTTCCTCGTCTCCGTCGACGGCTACATGAACATGCAGCTGGCCAACACGGAGGAGGTGATCGAGGGCTCCGTCACCGGAAATCTCGGCGAGGTGCTCATCCGCTGCAACAATGTGCTGTACATTAAGGGCAtggaggacgacgacgaggagggcGAGATGCGCGACTAG